The following are encoded in a window of Sminthopsis crassicaudata isolate SCR6 chromosome 3, ASM4859323v1, whole genome shotgun sequence genomic DNA:
- the LOC141564632 gene encoding uncharacterized protein LOC141564632 isoform X4, which yields MATGLEKINLQLNFTCQQGPLPSPNLSVQKNFTLVPRGNVTFRCNMLDDDLPPQKWTYLLLKEGNSNPLCEKTTEASWVEFTLSFKMTQDFGNYSCKFFGSQSPQIKSEASMVLEISEKVSKATLIILWCIIILFFLFLLAFVYHQQFYIGTPKGKATGRYRHDQEESNPSNSGAEDHGVTYSQLNTKSLNKGMPAPPLRSQETTTYSTVAWHKRKTDTYKLFEK from the exons GTCCTCTCCCTAGTCCTAATCTCTCAGTTCAGAAAAATTTTACCCTGGTCCCAAGGGGCAACGTGACCTTCAGGTGCAACATGTTAGATGATGATTTGCCACCCCAGAAATGGACATACCTTCTGCTCAAAGAGGGGAATTCCAACCCTTTATGTGAAAAGACTACAGAAGCAAGCTGGGTTGAGTTTACCCTATCATTTAAGATGACCCAGGATTTTGGGAACTACAGCTGCAAGTTCTTTGGCTCTCAGAgtccacaaataaagtcagaggcCAGCATGGTCCTGGAGATTTCTGAGAAAG TATCAAAAGCAACTCTCATCATCCTCTGGTGTATcatcattctcttcttcctctttttattggCCTTTGTCTATCATCAACAATTTTACATTG GAACTCCAAAAGGAAAAGCTACTGGAAG GTATAGACATGACCAAGAAGAAAGTAACCCATCA aattCAGGGGCTGAGGATCATGGAGTAACCTATAGCCAGTTGAACACAAAGTCTTTGAATAAAGGGATGCCAGCTCCCCCTTTGAGATCCCAAGAAACTACAACATATAGCACAGTAGCTTGGCATAAGAGGAAAACAGATACATAtaagttatttgaaaaataa
- the LOC141564632 gene encoding uncharacterized protein LOC141564632 isoform X3: protein MATGLEKINLQLNFTCQQGPLPSPNLSVQKNFTLVPRGNVTFRCNMLDDDLPPQKWTYLLLKEGNSNPLCEKTTEASWVEFTLSFKMTQDFGNYSCKFFGSQSPQIKSEASMVLEISEKDAVDKSLTIVSKATLIILWCIIILFFLFLLAFVYHQQFYIGTPKGKATGRYRHDQEESNPSNSGAEDHGVTYSQLNTKSLNKGMPAPPLRSQETTTYSTVAWHKRKTDTYKLFEK, encoded by the exons GTCCTCTCCCTAGTCCTAATCTCTCAGTTCAGAAAAATTTTACCCTGGTCCCAAGGGGCAACGTGACCTTCAGGTGCAACATGTTAGATGATGATTTGCCACCCCAGAAATGGACATACCTTCTGCTCAAAGAGGGGAATTCCAACCCTTTATGTGAAAAGACTACAGAAGCAAGCTGGGTTGAGTTTACCCTATCATTTAAGATGACCCAGGATTTTGGGAACTACAGCTGCAAGTTCTTTGGCTCTCAGAgtccacaaataaagtcagaggcCAGCATGGTCCTGGAGATTTCTGAGAAAG ATGCAGTGGATAAATCTCTCACAATAG TATCAAAAGCAACTCTCATCATCCTCTGGTGTATcatcattctcttcttcctctttttattggCCTTTGTCTATCATCAACAATTTTACATTG GAACTCCAAAAGGAAAAGCTACTGGAAG GTATAGACATGACCAAGAAGAAAGTAACCCATCA aattCAGGGGCTGAGGATCATGGAGTAACCTATAGCCAGTTGAACACAAAGTCTTTGAATAAAGGGATGCCAGCTCCCCCTTTGAGATCCCAAGAAACTACAACATATAGCACAGTAGCTTGGCATAAGAGGAAAACAGATACATAtaagttatttgaaaaataa
- the LOC141564632 gene encoding uncharacterized protein LOC141564632 isoform X2, producing MNVSLDRLEERVEDKTTWGGPLPSPNLSVQKNFTLVPRGNVTFRCNMLDDDLPPQKWTYLLLKEGNSNPLCEKTTEASWVEFTLSFKMTQDFGNYSCKFFGSQSPQIKSEASMVLEISEKDAVDKSLTIVSKATLIILWCIIILFFLFLLAFVYHQQFYIGTPKGKATGRYRHDQEESNPSNSGAEDHGVTYSQLNTKSLNKGMPAPPLRSQETTTYSTVAWHKRKTDTYKLFEK from the exons GTCCTCTCCCTAGTCCTAATCTCTCAGTTCAGAAAAATTTTACCCTGGTCCCAAGGGGCAACGTGACCTTCAGGTGCAACATGTTAGATGATGATTTGCCACCCCAGAAATGGACATACCTTCTGCTCAAAGAGGGGAATTCCAACCCTTTATGTGAAAAGACTACAGAAGCAAGCTGGGTTGAGTTTACCCTATCATTTAAGATGACCCAGGATTTTGGGAACTACAGCTGCAAGTTCTTTGGCTCTCAGAgtccacaaataaagtcagaggcCAGCATGGTCCTGGAGATTTCTGAGAAAG ATGCAGTGGATAAATCTCTCACAATAG TATCAAAAGCAACTCTCATCATCCTCTGGTGTATcatcattctcttcttcctctttttattggCCTTTGTCTATCATCAACAATTTTACATTG GAACTCCAAAAGGAAAAGCTACTGGAAG GTATAGACATGACCAAGAAGAAAGTAACCCATCA aattCAGGGGCTGAGGATCATGGAGTAACCTATAGCCAGTTGAACACAAAGTCTTTGAATAAAGGGATGCCAGCTCCCCCTTTGAGATCCCAAGAAACTACAACATATAGCACAGTAGCTTGGCATAAGAGGAAAACAGATACATAtaagttatttgaaaaataa